Proteins encoded within one genomic window of Tigriopus californicus strain San Diego chromosome 12, Tcal_SD_v2.1, whole genome shotgun sequence:
- the LOC131892442 gene encoding uncharacterized protein LOC131892442 — translation MKPREGGGITMLSKATIVAFILVSSALAQDSLFQCPRGWKLRGLHCYQFFNIKHSWSKASELCQRYGSSLASVESFRQNNFTADLASEYLAELAQEDDGTSEAPGYWLGLQAYNELQTNTLEADAGHQISQYYGHWALEQPDVMDGKCVRSVLKSEAIGKQEWELTTCEALMPFMCLIPACPTGTYHCSNGKCVNNEFVCDGQNDCGDSSDELNCPDRCHFHLESSGDIIQSSSYPGKYEPFSDCKWTLEGPRGTNIVLQFSEFDTEKNFDTVQILGGGRTEDTAVNIATLSGLNDEYTSKTYVSASNFMVIKFKTDGSVEKNGFRASWRTEAQNCGGYLVATSSSQVMVSPNYPQEYPGGLECLYTISASQGKVITLEIEDLEMEPDKDFVLIRDGAGPNDRVLAKLSGVVDDNPQFIVSTGHKLYVYTQTNQADSRRGFRIKYHEGCDVTINRPNGTFTSPAFGSAPYPHNQECIYRVRHPANGRISMVFQNMDVHKSDRVQVFDGEGGLALHPEDGFYGRETPQMMLSADSGELHVRFKSDSLQNAMGFKAIFSADCPALQPGEGAIGATVDTVFGSMSKFSCPEGQVFATGVEEIYTECQQGGKWSQDYIPKCQEVYCGPVPQIDNGFAVAATNVSFGGTASYQCYAGFGFSSGQPIETIICNSEGAWSYLPVCQASQCPPLQEVENARADVLAGRGLNYGTVVRYACDEGYERSGLPVLLCQSDGTWSSEVPSCTRMQCHVFPEIENGFIMDKNLDYFYGDQARVECHRGYNRIGTNIITCGGNQTFENVPRCEDKNECDAFQCDFKSTECENTAGSHHCKCRKGFEPNLECRPVLDLGLADGGIPDDGIIVSGAEEGYDKSQVRLNSELGWCGTSTIVGFNTGNYVIIDLKAPTVIRGFRTQGVKRHDGRLAFPTAIRLQYTNDLSDKMKEFRNIDRSPVEFRVLDGASMSVMNLPQAIEARYLRLNIFNYTNNPCLRLEVMGCQKQSCNDANECLENNGGCQQKCVNNPGGFNCQCNVGFKLFTKDGTSNFFLADGETGLRDGDTYRFNKTCVPKSCPPLPKVENGKILAPQMTYRFGDMVHFMCDFGYVIEGNPSLICTSAGEWNGTVPSCNYAQCPHLLDNEEEGLRVIKEDEESPMLPFRSNVTLTCDQVGRPLRNTATSSFRQCVYNPIPGQSEYWLSGAEPLCPRIDCGVPPPIPGADYGDFVDTRYQASFFFGCKDEAFRLVGQSSKNDNIVRCQETGVWDFGDMRCEGPVCEDPRRPPDGVQIAQSYEQGSKVEFQCSKDGYIPINPAPVECVEQPECKIVTPLGITSGKIPDSAINATSERGNYEARNARLNSVTGWCGKKEAFTYVNVDLGNLHRIKAILVKGVITDDVVGRPTEIRFFYKEREEDNYVVYFPNFNLTARDPGNYGELAMITLPLSVQARYVILGIVSYDENPCLKFELMGCEVDPTEPLHLGFNNGYPVCVDNEPPAFLNCPTYPIVVQKDSTGLKQINFTQPLARDNSGAIARMEIVSITAAGRTDGFSMPMTTFEDMMVEYYAFDFDGNVAICQVNITVPDDTPPTLKCPQSFVIELVEEDDSYEIDFLKLRGQVNASDPSGEVTVTFTPERATIRTGSYENVTVVARDIVGNQAQCYFQVAVKPTPCVAWELQKPVFGDINCIQTPNNGHECKATCQTGYRFTDGAQEKIFTCEDNSPWSPSGVVPDCVSEDTTLSTYDVAATITYRGNGAISDECAQFYIDNVEQYKEALGVVLTERCSAGSGGVDIQVMFKPTKSQKSGENILDMIYTMMVTPVLPQPRVYDLCGQTHDLIFDLSIQRTNELIADLLEIPGDEENCPSLRALRSDVNRGFVCQVGEVLNKIRASDVPRCLECPAGFFAGQGEESCTLCAKGFFQDEARQGQCKKCPAGTWTQDEGSKSETDCVPVCGFGTYSPTGLVPCLECPHNSYSGEPPFDGFKECTQCPEDLFTFQPGAHAVEDCRAKCPPGSYSDTGLAPCAPCPTNFFQPLSGQRQCFECHTTEETLGVGTSSKDECQDVDCPEGICEHGGLCVAVNHRPKCFCPTGFSGNRCQIDVDECASNPCYNEGECVDLPQGYQCNCKPGFSGLQCIEEESSCDSNPCPERAMCKNEPGPDNFTCLCRSGYEGENCDETVDPCSQNPCQNEGECESFQQGRYVCKCPNGWEGIHCEVNIDDCAENPCLLGANCTDLVHDFACECPQGFAGKRCEEKIDLCLDHQCLNGFCVDKIFKYECICNPGWTGEMCEVNVDDCLTNPCENDGQCIDEIDDFNCVCEPGFVGKKCQHRIDYCSSEPCQNGGTCTNSEDGFLCDCRPGFVGLTCEAAIDECASNLCDPTGTARCLDLDNKFECECREGFKGDTCEVNINDCASNPCMNGGTCRDEVDGFVCSCPSGWSGERCESDIGYCESDPCENNAECINLFQDFFCVCPKGTDGKRCETAPERCIGSPCMNGGFCRDYGSDLNCTCSDDFTGIGCQFEFDACAANVCENGATCVDNGPSYQCVCPPGYTGQNCEENINDCRPGTCPPASTCIDLTDNFYCRCPFNLTGEDCRKTIQIDYDLHFTDESKSSSASLVVPFVLGTPEEFTVGLWVQFDTPGETGTYFTLYAVDSEYYPTNRRVILQAVNSGVYVNFFEGQVQSVFLQFPAYVPIANGQWHHIAVTWTGFTGTLTLVSDGLIADKREQYGVGLAIPHDFGYVTLGSTESEDKRVTRTESGFHGKLTKVQLWQRALDAGTDIPRQVKSCRSAPILFPGLILRWSGYDKTIGGVERIMPSVCGSMTCPPGYSGEECEVLEKDKIAPTVEYCPPGDIWVATSNGSAFVSWDEPIFADNVRVDKVINKGGLKPGQALQWGTYDVAYVAYDEAGNTAQCAFKIYVLNSFCPPLDPPVGGSQSCEDWGPGGRFKVCRITCEDGLKFSQDVPQFYTCGAEGFWRPNTNADNSLAPFVYPACSKTKPAQKIFKIKLDYMTDVLCNDAGKGVLKERIINALQELNKEWSLSSCNNLKEDECKDLGININCNRRPSSDGNEPTRIKRQIGNRSNNDDQAYQLEISLPTIDNDEVTNDAGQRERIERLLQSIILEQNKLNVSATLPNVQLDKSSFTIDEEFTCNKGEVVVDNDCVPCPKGSFFNEKKKSCSPCALGTFNKETGQLQCQQCPEFQGKAGVTETMSSTTVEECKERCPVGQYFDKIVDLCRPCGYGKYQPEEGKFSCRLCGIGLTTRTKEAVSEDECREECADGKQLGMDGNCEPCPLGTFRTKGLHLACERCPDGFTTSRSGATTQGDCSLPICQPGSFLNSTINECQLCARGFYQDEAQQTDCYECPPDTSTKSEGSISQDECTNRCRVAEGEDALCDHNAICLFIKETNGFTCQCKPGFNGTGSHGDCTDRCTDHCRNEGVCLKDKQGSPFCQCAGSFTGKHCETKSTFAYFAGGIAGFVVFLIILTLLIWMICVRAHRTRRTPEKILSAAQDANGSQVNFYYGAPAPYAESIAPSHHSTYAHYYDDEEDGWEMPNFYNETSNASLYGKGGGGPQAQDDLYDRLRRHAYQGKKSDKSGNETTSDSDGQ, via the exons GTATGGAAGTTCGCTAGCGAGTGTGGAATCTTTCCGACAAAACAACTTTACCGCCGACTTGGCCTCCGAGTATCTGGCAGAACTGGCCCAAGAGGATGATGGCACATCTGAAGCCCCCGGGTATTGGCTTGGGCTCCAGGCCTACAACGAGCTCCAGACCAACACGTTGGAGGCGGATGCTGGCCACCAGATCTCACAGTACTATGGCCATTGGGCCCTGGAACAGCCCGATGTTATGGACGGCAAATGCGTCCGCTCCGTGCTCAAATCCGAGGCCATCGGAAAACAAGAATGGGAGCTGACCACGTGCGAGGCCCTCATGCCTTTCATGTGCCTCATCCCGGCTTGTCCCACCGGAACCTATCACTGCTCCAATGGCAAATGCGTCAACAACGAGTTCGTTTGCGACGGTCAAAACGATTGTGGCGACAGTTCGGACGAG CTCAATTGCCCGGATCGGTGCCATTTCCATCTGGAATCGTCGGGTGACATCATTCAATCATCCAGCTACCCCGGCAAATACGAACCCTTCTCGGACTGCAAATGGACCTTGGAAGGACCTCGTGGAACCAACATTGTTCTTCAA TTTTCCGAATTCGACACCGAGAAGAATTTCGACACGGTTCAAATCTTGGGCGGAGGACGAACAGAAGACACGGCTGTCAATATTGCCACGCTCTCCGGCCTCAATGACGAATATACCTCCAAGACTTACGTTTCCGCTTCCAATTTCATGGTCATCAAGTTTAAGACCGACGGATCCGTGGAGAAGAATGGCTTCCGAGCCTCTTGGAGGACCGAGGCCCAAAACTGCGGGGGATACCTCGTGGCCACTTCGTCCTCTCAG GTTATGGTCTCGCCCAACTATCCCCAAGAATACCCTGGCGGTCTGGAATGTCTGTACACCATCAGTGCATCCCAAGGCAAGGTGATCACATTGGAGATCGAGGACCTGGAAATGGAGCCCGATAAGGACTTTGTTCTCATTCGCGATGGCGCTGGGCCCAATGATCGGGTCTTGGCCAAGTTGAGTGGCGTCGTGGATGACAACCCCCAATTCATCGTCTCCACCGGACACAAGCTATATGTTTACACCCAAACCAATCAAGCGGATTCCCGTCGCGGTTTCCGCATCAAGTACCACGAAGGTTGCGATGTCACCATTAATCGACCCAATGGGACTTTCACTTCTCCCGCTTTTGGCTCCGCCCCGTATCCGCACAACCAGGAATGCATCTACCGTGTGAGACATCCCGCCAATGGGCGTATCTCGATGGTGTTCCAAAATATGGATGTGCACAAGAGTGACCGCGTTCAG GTATTTGATGGCGAAGGTGGATTAGCACTTCATCCGGAAGATGGCTTCTACGGTCGTGAGACGCCTCAAATGATGTTGTCGGCAGATTCTGGTGAATTGCACGTTCGATTCAAATCTGATTCGCTCCAGAATGCCATGGGATTCAAGGCCATCTTCTCGGCCGATTGCCCTGCTTTGCAACCAGGAGAGG GCGCAATTGGTGCCACCGTGGACACCGTATTTGGATCCATGTCCAAGTTCTCTTGTCCCGAGGGTCAGGTGTTTGCCACTGGAGTCGAGGAGATCTACACGGAATGCCAACAGGGAGGGAAATGGTCTCAGGACTACATCCCCAAATGTCAGGAAGTCTATTGCGGTCCCGTACCTCAGATCGATAACGGATTTGCTGTGGCAGCCACTAATGTCAGCTTTGGGGGCACCGCTTCCTACCAATGCTATGCAGGTTTCGGCTTTTCCAGTGGACAACCCATTGAAACTATCATCTGCAACTCGGAGGGAGCCTGGAGTTATTTGCCCGTGTGTCAAGCTAGCCAATGCCCACCTTTGCAAGAGGTCGAGAACGCAAGAGCTGATGTCCTCGCGGGCCGAGGTCTGAACTACGGTACGGTCGTGAGGTACGCATGTGATGAAGGCTATGAACGGAGCGGTCTCCCTGTACTTCTTTGCCAGAGTGACGGCACTTGGTCATCGGAAGTGCCCTCGTGCACTAGAATGCAATGCCACGTTTTCCCCGAAATTGAGAACGGATTCATTATGGATAAGAACCTAGATTATTTCTATGGTGATCAAGCTCGCGTCGAATGTCATCGTGGATACAACCGTATTGGAACAAATATCATCACTTGTGGCGGCAACCAGACTTTTGAGAACGTCCCCAGATGCGAAGACAAGAACGAATGCGATGCTTTCCAATGTGACTTCAAGTCCACTGAATGTGAAAACACCGCTGGATCGCACCATTGTAAGTGTCGAAAAGGTTTTGAGCCCAACTTGGAGTGCAGACCAGTCCTTGACTTGGGTCTGGCTGATGGAGGCATCCCTGATGATGGCATCATTGTCTCTGGCGCTGAAGAGGGTTACGACAAAAGCCAGGTTCGACTCAACTCGGAATTGGGATGGTGTGGAACGTCCACCATTGTGGGATTCAACACCGGCAACTACGTGATCATTGATCTGAAGGCTCCCACAGTTATTCGAGGGTTCCGAACCCAAGGCGTCAAACGACATGATGGACGATTGGCATTCCCCACTGCCATCAGGCTGCAATACACCAATGACCTGAGTGACAAGATGAAAGAGTTCCGAAACATTGACCGGTCTCCTGTCGAATTCAGGGTCCTTGATGGGGCTTCCATGTCGGTCATGAATCTTCCCCAAGCTATTGAGGCCAGATATCTTCGATTGAACATCTTTAACTACACCAACAATCCTTGTCTCCGCCTTGAAGTCATGGGCTGTCAAAAGCAGTCTTGCAACGATGCCAATGAATGTTTGGAAAATAATGGAGGATGTCAGCAAAAGTGTGTGAACAACCCCGGTGGATTCAATTGCCAGTGCAATGTGGGCTTCAAACTTTTCACCAAAGATGGCACTTCCAACTTCTTCTTGGCTGATGGTGAGACTGGTTTGCGCGATGGCGACACTTACCGGTTCAACAAGACCTGCGTGCCCAAGTCTTGCCCACCCCTACCCAAAGTTGAAAATGGTAAAATTCTGGCTCCCCAAATGACATACCGATTTGGCGACATGGTCCACTTCATGTGCGACTTTGGATATGTCATCGAAGGAAATCCCAGTCTGATTTGCACCTCTGCTGGAGAATGGAACGGAACAGTGCCCTCTTGCAATTACGCTCAATGTCCTCATCTGTTGGACAATGAGGAAGAGGGTCTTCGTGTGAtcaaagaagatgaagagagTCCAATGCTACCGTTCAGGAGCAATGTCACCTTAACTTGTGATCAAGTGGGACGGCCTTTGAGGAACACTGCCACGTCCAGTTTCAGGCAATGCGTTTACAATCCCATCCCAGGCCAATCCGAATACTGGCTCTCTGGAGCTGAGCCCCTGTGTCCAAGAATTGATTGTGGGGTCCCGCCTCCAATCCCAGGCGCCGATTATGGAGATTTTGTGGATACTCGCTATCaggcttctttcttttttggatgTAAAGACGAAGCCTTCCGATTGGTGGGTCAGTCATCCAAGAACGACAATATTGTTCGATGCCAAGAGACCGGAGTTTGGGATTTTGGTGACATGAGATGTGAGGGACCTGTTTGCGAAGACCCACGACGACCTCCAGATGGCGTTCAGATTGCTCAAAGCTATGAGCAAGGCTCCAAGGTTGAATTCCAATGCTCCAAGGACGGTTATATTCCGATTAATCCAGCTCCAGTCGAATGTGTGGAACAGCCTGAATGCAAGATCGTGACTCCCTTGGGAATCACCTCTGGCAAAATTCCAGATAGCGCTATCAATGCCACTTCAGAGCGCGGCAACTATGAGGCCCGCAATGCACGATTGAATAGTGTGACAGGATGGTGTGGCAAGAAAGAGGCGTTCACCTATGTCAACGTTGATTTGGGCAACCTCCATCGCATCAAAGCCATCTTAGTCAAGGGTGTCATCACAGATGATGTGGTAGGACGACCCACTGAGATTCGATTCTTTTACAAGGAACGTGAAGAGGACAACTATGTGGTCTACTTTCCCAATTTCAACCTCACGGCTCGCGACCCCGGAAACTATGGAGAACTTGCCATGATCACTCTCCCATTGAGTGTCCAAGCCCGATATGTCATCTTAGGTATTGTTAGCTACGACGAGAATCCttgcttgaaatttgagtTGATGGGATGTGAGGTAGATCCCACGGAACCGCTTCATCTTGGCTTCAACAATGGTTACCCAGTTTGTGTTGACAACGAGCCACCCGCATTTTTGAATTGCCCCACTTACCCAATCGTGGTCCAAAAGGACTCCACAGGACTAAAACAGATCAACTTCACCCAGCCCCTTGCTCGCGACAATTCTGGTGCCATTGCTCGAATGGAAATTGTTTCCATCACTGCTGCTGGCAGAACGGACGGCTTCTCAATGCCCATGACCACCTTTGAAGACATGATGGTTGAATACTACGCCTTTGACTTTGATGGAAATGTGGCCATTTGCCAAGTCAACATCACCGTTCCCGATGACACCCCGCCCACCTTGAAGTGTCCTCAATCTTTCGTGATTGAATTGGTAGAAGAAGATGACTCCTACGAGATTGACTTCCTCAAACTGCGCGGTCAAGTGAATGCTAGTGATCCATCTGGAGAGGTGACGGTCACGTTCACCCCTGAGAGAGCTACCATTCGCACTGGATCCTACGAGAATGTTACGGTTGTGGCTCGGGACATTGTTGGCAACCAAGCCCAATGTTACTTCCAGGTGGCCGTCAAGCCAACGCCTTGTGTGGCTTGGGAACTTCAGAAACCCGTGTTTGGCGATATCAACTGTATCCAGACACCCAATAATGGCCACGAATGTAAAGCCACTTGCCAGACTGGCTACCGATTCACTGATGGAGCTCAAGAGAAGATCTTCACTTGCGAGGACAACTCCCCGTGGTCTCCCAGTGGGGTCGTTCCTGATTGTGTGTCTGAAGATACGACATTGTCGACCTATGATGTTGCCGCCACCATCACCTATCGGGGAAATGGAGCAATTTCTGATGAGTGCGCTCAGTTCTACATTGACAACGTTGAGCAATACAAGGAGGCTCTTGGAGTGGTCCTGACCGAGCGGTGCTCTGCAGGTAGCGGAGGAGTCGACATTCAAGTCATGTTCAAGCCCACCAAATCCCAGAAGAGTGGAGAAAACATCCTGGATATGATCTACACCATGATGGTCACCCCTGTTCTACCTCAGCCCCGTGTCTACGACCTTTGTGGTCAGACTCATGATCTGATCTTTGATTTGTCCATTCAACGCACCAATGAGCTCATCGCCGACCTCTTGGAAATCCCCGGTGATGAAGAAAACTGCCCGTCCTTGAGAGCTCTCCGCTCCGATGTGAATCGAGGTTTCGTCTGCCAAGTGGGCGAGGTTCTGAATAAGATCCGTGCCTCAGACGTGCCGCGTTGCTTGGAATGCCCTGCTGGTTTCTTCGCTGGTCAAGGTGAAGAAAGTTGCACCCTCTGCGCAAAAGGCTTTTTCCAAGATGAAGCTCGCCAAGGCCAATGCAAGAAATGCCCTGCGGGCACCTGGACCCAAGATGAAGGCTCCAAGAGTGAAACTGATTGTGTTCCTGTGTGCGGATTTGGTACCTACAGCCCCACTGGCCTGGTGCCTTGTTTGGAGTGCCCCCACAATAGCTACTCTGGCGAGCCTCCATTCGATGGATTCAAAGAATGCACTCAATGCCCTGAGGATCTTTTCACCTTCCAACCTGGAGCACATGCTGTGGAAGATTGCCGAGCCAAGTGCCCCCCGGGGAGCTACTCCGACACAGGACTTGCTCCTTGCGCCCCTTGTCCTACAAACTTCTTCCAACCTCTGTCTGGTCAACGACAGTGCTTTGAGTGTCACACCACCGAAGAAACTTTGGGCGTGGGCACTTCCTCCAAAGatgaatgccaagatgtgGATTGTCCCGAAGGTATCTGTGAACACGGCGGTCTTTGCGTAGCCGTCAATCATCGACCCAAGTGCTTCTGTCCCACTGGCTTCTCCGGAAATCGTTGTCAAATCGACGTGGATGAATGCGCGAGTAACCCATGTTACAATGAGGGCGAATGCGTGGATCTTCCCCAAGGTTACCAATGTAATTGCAAGCCTGGTTTCTCCGGTCTTCAGTGCATTGAGGAAGAATCTTCCTGTGATAGCAATCCCTGTCCTGAACGCGCCATGTGCAAGAACGAACCTGGTCCGGACAACTTCACTTGTCTCTGCCGCTCGGGTTATGAGGGCGAAAATTGCGACGAGACTGTGGATCCTTGCAGTCAAAACCCTTGCCAAAATGAGGGCGAATGCGAGAGCTTCCAACAAGGACGATATGTTTGCAAATGTCCCAATGGTTGGGAAGGCATCCATTGCGAGGTCAATATTGATGATTGTGCCGAAAACCCCTGTTTGTTGGGGGCCAATTGCACGGATCTGGTCCACGATTTTGCTTGCGAATGCCCTCAAGGATTTGCTGGCAAACGTTGCGAAGAGAAGATCGACCTGTGCCTAGACCACCAATGCCTCAATGGATTCTGTGTGGATAAGATCTTTAAATATGA GTGCATCTGTAACCCTGGTTGGACTGGTGAGATGTGCGAAGTGAATGTGGACGATTGCCTCACTAATCCTTGTGAAAACGACGGTCAATGTATTGACGAGATTGACGACTTCAATTGCGTGTGTGAACCCGGTTTTGTGGGCAAGAAATGTCAACATCGAATTGACTATTGCTCATCAGAGCCATGCCAGAATGGTGGAACCTGTACCA ATTCTGAAGATGGCTTCCTCTGCGATTGTCGTCCAGGCTTCGTTGGATTGACTTGTGAAGCAGCCATTGATGAGTGCGCTTCGAACTTGTGTGATCCCACTGGAACTGCTCGTTGTTTGGATTTGGACAATAAATTCGAATGCGAATGTCGCGAAGGATTCAAGGGCGACACTTGCGAAGTCAATATCAATGACTGCGCTTCCAACCCTTGTATGAATGGAGGCACTTGCCGCGACGAG GTTGATGGTTTCGTCTGCTCATGCCCATCGGGTTGGTCAGGTGAAAGGTGTGAAAGTGACATCGGATATTGCGAAAGCGATCCTTGCGAGAACAATGCCGAATGTATCAACTTGTTCCAAGACTTCTTTTGTGT ATGTCCCAAGGGCACCGATGGCAAGCGATGTGAAACAGCTCCTGAGAGATGTATCGGATCTCCTTGCATGAATGGTGGCTTCTGTCGGGATTATGGCTCGGATTTGAATTGCACGTGTTCAGACGACTTCACTGGGATTGGTTGTCAGTTCGAGTTTGATGCTTGCGCCGCCAATGTTTGCGAGAATGGCGCCACCTGTGTTGACAACGGGCCCAGCTATCAATGTGTCTGTCCCCCTGGCTACACCGGTCAAAACTGCGAGGAGAATATTAATGATTGTCGACCTGGAACATGTCCACCCGCTTCCACGTGCATTGACTTGACGGACAACTTCTATTGCCGATGCCCGTTCAATTTGACTGGAGAAGATTGTCGAAAGACCATTCAGATCGATTACGATCTCCACTTCACTGATGAGAGCAAGTCCAGCTCTGCTTCCTTGGTTGTGCCGTTTGTTCTTGGTACGCCTGAAGAGTTTACGGTTGGCCTATGGGTCCAATTTGATACTCCGGGCGAGACTGGCACCTACTTCACCCTCTATGCAGTCGA CTCTGAGTACTACCCAACCAACCGACGAGTCATCCTTCAAGCTGTGAACTCAGGTGTGTACGTCAACTTCTTCGAAGGTCAAGTCCAGTCTGTGTTCCTGCAATTCCCTGCGTATGTTCCAATCGCCAACGGTCAATGGCATCACATTGCCGTCACTTGGACTGGCTTCACAGGAACTTTAACCCTGGTCTCAGATGGTCTCATTGCTGATAAGCGCGAACAATATGGCGTCGGTTTGGCCATCCCTCATGACTTTGGTTATGTCACTCTTGGATCAACCGAGAGCGAGGATAAGAGAGTCACCAGAACTGAAAGCGGGTTCCACGGCAAGCTCACCAAGGTCCAGCTTTGGCAACGAGCTCTTGATGCTGGGACTGACATTCCCCGACAAGTGAAGTCCTGCCGATCTGCTCCCATTCTCTTCCCGGGCTTGATCCTGAGATGGTCGGGATATGACAAGACCATTGGCGGGGTCGAGCGCATTATGCCGTCTGTGTGTGGTTCGATGACATGTCCTCCTGGGTATAGTGGTGAGGAATGCGAGGTGCTTGAGAAGGACAAGATTGCCCCCACCGTCGAATACTGTCCACCTGGCGACATTTGGGTGGCCACCTCCAATGGATCGGCCTTTGTCAGTTGGGATGAGCCCATCTTTGCGGATAATGTTCGTGTGGATAAGGTCATCAATAAGGGAGGTTTGAAACCTGGCCAAGCCTTGCAATGGGGAACTTATGACGTGGCTTATGTGGCCTACGACGAAGCTGGAAATACGGCTCAATGCGCCTTCAAGATTTACGTGTTGAACTCGTTCTGTCCTCCTTTGGATCCTCCGGTAGGTGGAAGCCAATCGTGCGAGGATTGGGGCCCAGGGGGCCGCTTCAAGGTTTGCCGAATCACTTGCGAAGATGGACTTAAGTTCTCTCAGGATGTGCCTCAGTTCTACACTTGTGGAGCCGAGGGATTCTGGAGACCCAATACTAACGCCGACAACTCTTTGGCTCCATTTGTCTACCCCGCTTGCTCGAAGACCAAGCCTGCTCAGAAGATCTTCAAGATCAAGTTGGACTACATGACCGACGTTCTGTGTAACGATGCCGGTAAAGGTGTGCTTAAGGAGAGGATCATCAATGCCCTCCAAGAATTGAACAAGGAATGGAGTTTGAGCTCTTGCAACAACCTGAAAGAAGACGAATGTAAAGATCTTGGAATCAACATCAACTGTAACCGCCGACCTTCTTCCGATGGTAATGAGCCCACAAGGATCAAGCGACAAATTGGCAACCGCAGCAACAATGATGACCAGGCCTATCAATTAGAAATTAGCCTCCCAACAATCGATAATGACGAGGTCACAAACGACGCCGGTCAGCGCGAAAGAATCGAACGACTCTTGCAATCCATCatcttggaacaaaacaagCTCAATGTGAGTGCTACTCTGCCCAATGTCCAATTGGATAAGAGCAGTTTCACCATTGACGAGGAGTTCACTTGTAACAAAGGCGAAGTTGTTGTTGACAACGATTGTGTCCCTTGCCCCAAGGGAAGCTTCTtcaacgagaagaagaagtcgTGCAGTCCCTGCGCGTTGGGGACCTTCAACAAAGAAACAGGCCAACTTCAATGTCAGCAATGTCCTGAATTCCAAGGCAAGGCCGGTGTGACGGAAACCATGTCTTCCACCACGGTCGAAGAGTGTAAGGAACGTTGTCCCGTGggtcaatattttgataagaTCGTGGATCTGTGCCGTCCTTGTGGTTATGGCAAGTACCAGCCCGAGGAAGGCAAGTTCTCTTGTCGTCTGTGTGGAATTGGTCTCACCACCCGTACCAAGGAGGCCGTTTCTGAGGATGAATGCCGAGAAGAATGCGCTGATGGCAAACAGTTGGGCATGGATGGCAATTGCGAGCCCTGTCCATTGGGAACCTTTCGTACTAAAGGTCTTCATTTGGCCTGCGAGAGATGTCCTGATGGATTCACGACTTCCCGTTCGGGCGCCACCACACAAGGCGATTGTTCATTGCCCATTTGCCAACCAGGATCTTTCCTGAATTCGACCATCAACGAATGCCAGCTTTGCGCCAGAGGCTTTTATCAAGACGAGGCTCAACAAACCGATTGCTACGAATGTCCTCCCGACACTTCCACCAAGAGCGAAGGATCCATCAGTCAAGATGAGTGTACCAACAG GTGTCGAGTTGCCGAAGGAGAGGATGCTCTGTGCGATCACAACGCCATCTGTCTGTTCATCAAGGAAACTAACGGATTTACATGTCAATGTAAGCCTGGCTTCAATGGCACAGGATCCCACGGCGACTGCACTG ATCGCTGCACTGATCATTGCCGCAATGAAGGTGTCTGTCTCAAAGACAAGCAAGGTAGTCCCTTCTGTCAATGTGCAGGATCATTCACGGGTAAGCATTGTGAGACCAAGTCTACATTTGCTTACTTCGCTGGTGGCATTGCCGGGTTCGTGGTCTTCCTCATCATTTTGACCCTACTCATTTGGATGATCTGTGTCAGAGCCCACCGCACACGAAGGACACCAGAGAAAATATTGTCAGCTGCTCAAGATGCCAATGGATCCCAG GTGAACTTCTACTATGGAGCCCCTGCTCCCTATGCCGAGTCCATTGCTCCATCCCATCACTCAACTTACGCGCATTACTACGATGATGAGGAGGATGGCTGGGAGATGCCTAATTTCTACAATGAAAC TTCCAATGCCTCATTGTATGGAAAGGGCGGTGGTGGTCCCCAAGCTCAAGATGATCTCTATGACAGGCTTCGAAGACATGCCTATCAAGGCAAGAAATCAG ACAAGAGCGGCAACGAGACCACCAGCGATAGTGATGGTCAATAA